One Mycolicibacterium parafortuitum DNA segment encodes these proteins:
- a CDS encoding glutamyl-tRNA reductase — MSVLLFGVSHRSAPVSVLEQLSTDESDQAKIVAEVLRSSLVTEAMVLSTCNRVEIYAVVEAFHGGLSVIGQVLSDHSGMSLQDLTKYAYVRYAEAAVEHLFAVSSGLDSAVVGEQQVLGQVRRAYAAAEANQSVGRTLHELSQRALAVGKRVHSETGIDRAGASVVSVSLDIAERKVGSLAGRHAVVVGAGSMGSLAAKQLLRAGIDRIHVVNRSLPRAKRLAENIRAEGIAAEAYPFDHLPPLLTDADIVISCTGAVRPVVSLADVHRGLAHVREPKDLVICDLGMPRDVDPAVAGLPGVFVIDMDRILREPSAKTATSDADAARAIVAAEVAGYLAGQRVAEVAPTVTALRQRAADVVEAELLRLDNRLPGLESAHRDEVANTVRRVVDKLLHAPTVRVKQLASAPGGDSYAEALRELFELDQHAVDAVAGSELGAVAETEIPSSALNLDPTE; from the coding sequence ATGAGCGTCTTGCTTTTCGGGGTTTCGCACCGCAGCGCGCCGGTGTCGGTTCTGGAACAGCTGAGCACCGACGAATCGGACCAGGCCAAGATCGTCGCCGAGGTGCTGCGGTCGTCGCTGGTCACCGAGGCAATGGTGCTCTCGACATGCAACCGGGTAGAGATCTACGCGGTCGTCGAGGCATTCCACGGCGGTCTTTCGGTCATCGGACAGGTTTTGTCCGACCACTCCGGGATGTCGCTGCAGGATCTCACCAAATACGCCTATGTGCGCTACGCCGAGGCCGCCGTCGAACACCTCTTCGCCGTCTCCAGCGGGCTGGACTCCGCGGTCGTCGGTGAGCAGCAGGTGCTGGGCCAGGTCCGGCGCGCCTACGCCGCCGCCGAGGCCAACCAGTCCGTCGGTCGCACACTCCACGAGCTGTCCCAGCGGGCGCTCGCGGTCGGCAAGCGCGTGCATTCCGAGACCGGGATCGACCGCGCCGGTGCCTCGGTGGTGTCGGTGTCGCTGGACATCGCCGAGCGCAAGGTCGGCTCGCTGGCCGGCCGCCACGCGGTGGTCGTCGGCGCCGGATCGATGGGCTCGCTGGCCGCCAAGCAACTGTTGCGCGCCGGCATCGACCGCATCCACGTGGTCAACCGCAGCCTGCCGCGGGCCAAGCGTCTGGCCGAGAACATCCGTGCCGAGGGGATCGCCGCCGAGGCCTACCCGTTCGACCACCTGCCGCCGCTGCTCACCGACGCCGACATCGTGATCAGTTGCACCGGCGCCGTGCGTCCGGTGGTGTCGCTGGCCGACGTGCACCGCGGGCTCGCGCACGTCCGCGAGCCCAAGGACCTGGTGATCTGCGATCTCGGTATGCCCCGCGACGTCGACCCCGCGGTCGCCGGTCTGCCCGGGGTGTTCGTCATCGACATGGACCGCATTCTGCGGGAACCGTCGGCCAAGACCGCGACGTCGGACGCCGACGCCGCCCGCGCGATCGTCGCCGCCGAGGTGGCCGGCTATCTCGCCGGCCAGCGCGTCGCCGAGGTCGCCCCGACCGTCACCGCGCTGCGGCAGCGCGCCGCCGACGTGGTGGAGGCGGAGTTGCTGCGGCTGGACAACCGGTTGCCCGGTCTGGAGTCCGCGCACCGCGACGAGGTCGCCAACACCGTGCGCCGCGTCGTCGACAAACTCCTGCACGCGCCCACGGTGCGCGTCAAACAACTGGCCAGCGCGCCGGGCGGGGACAGCTACGCCGAAGCGCTACGTGAACTGTTCGAACTCGACCAGCACGCCGTCGACGCCGTCGCCGGTAGTGAACTCGGGGCCGTCGCGGAAACTGAAATACCTTCTTCTGCACTGAATCTCGACCCAACCGAGTAA
- a CDS encoding lysophospholipid acyltransferase family protein: MSGEPRAKVIPLHGNSGRSASSRRSASQRADSASRHPSLLTDPGTRASAEQIAAVVREIDQHRGPGAGAGFDEQEPNELAQRIAGIAEFVRKRMTGDYAVDEFGFDPHLNDAILLPLLRVLFNSWFRVEVSGIENLPDTGAALVVANHAGVLPFDGLMTQVAVRDKHPAHRDLRMLAADIVFDMPVVGQAARKAGHTMACADDAHRLLAAGELTAVFPEGYKGLGKRFKDRYKLQRFGRGGFVSAALRTKAPIVPCSIVGSEEIYPMVADVKLLARLLGLPYFPVTPLFPLAGPLGVVPLPSKWYIQFGEPIDTGDYDESAAEDPMVTFELTDQVRETIQQTLYQLLANRRNTFFG; the protein is encoded by the coding sequence GTGTCGGGCGAGCCGAGAGCGAAAGTCATTCCGCTGCATGGGAATTCCGGTCGCAGCGCGTCCAGTCGGCGCTCCGCGTCGCAGCGGGCCGACAGCGCGTCGCGTCATCCGTCGCTGCTGACCGACCCGGGAACGCGCGCATCCGCCGAGCAGATCGCGGCTGTCGTCCGCGAGATCGACCAGCATCGCGGGCCCGGCGCGGGCGCCGGATTCGACGAGCAGGAACCCAACGAACTCGCCCAGCGCATCGCGGGTATCGCCGAGTTCGTCCGCAAGCGGATGACGGGCGACTACGCCGTCGACGAGTTCGGGTTCGATCCGCATCTCAACGACGCAATCTTGCTGCCTTTGCTGCGAGTGCTTTTCAACTCCTGGTTCCGCGTCGAGGTCAGCGGTATCGAGAACCTTCCGGACACCGGCGCGGCACTCGTCGTGGCCAACCACGCGGGCGTGCTGCCGTTCGACGGTTTGATGACACAGGTCGCCGTCCGCGACAAACACCCCGCGCACCGCGATCTACGGATGCTGGCCGCCGACATCGTGTTCGACATGCCGGTGGTCGGGCAGGCCGCCCGCAAGGCCGGGCACACCATGGCCTGTGCCGACGACGCGCACCGGCTGCTCGCCGCCGGCGAGCTGACCGCCGTGTTCCCCGAGGGCTACAAGGGGCTGGGCAAGCGATTCAAGGACCGCTACAAGCTGCAGCGGTTCGGCCGCGGTGGTTTCGTGTCGGCAGCCCTGCGGACCAAGGCGCCGATCGTGCCGTGCTCCATCGTCGGATCCGAGGAGATCTACCCGATGGTGGCCGACGTGAAGCTGCTGGCCCGGCTGCTCGGGCTGCCGTACTTCCCGGTGACGCCGCTGTTCCCGCTGGCGGGTCCGCTCGGCGTGGTGCCGCTGCCGTCGAAGTGGTACATCCAGTTCGGCGAGCCGATCGACACCGGCGATTACGACGAGTCGGCCGCCGAGGACCCGATGGTCACCTTCGAACTGACCGACCAGGTCCGTGAAACCATCCAGCAGACCCTCTACCAGCTGCTGGCCAACCGGCGGAACACCTTCTTCGGCTGA
- a CDS encoding pyridoxamine 5'-phosphate oxidase family protein, whose amino-acid sequence MTALETIAPAFVDMAHSIVWASVATVDADGRPRTRILHPIWEWDGTDLFGWIATVPTPLKRAHLAVHPDVSVSYWAPSHDTCSAECLVEWYTDDETCTAVWDKFANGPAPVGYDPTIIPQWAGGPTSDAFAVLRLSPYRLRVMPGAVMTRGEGAPQIWSDHSGRRN is encoded by the coding sequence GTGACTGCGCTCGAAACGATCGCGCCCGCCTTCGTCGACATGGCTCACTCGATCGTGTGGGCCTCGGTCGCCACGGTCGACGCCGACGGCAGACCGCGCACCCGCATCCTGCACCCGATCTGGGAGTGGGACGGCACCGACCTGTTCGGCTGGATCGCGACGGTCCCGACCCCGCTCAAGCGCGCCCACCTCGCGGTGCACCCCGATGTGTCGGTGAGTTACTGGGCGCCCAGCCACGACACCTGTTCCGCGGAATGCCTCGTCGAGTGGTACACCGACGACGAGACCTGCACCGCCGTCTGGGACAAGTTCGCGAACGGCCCCGCACCGGTCGGCTACGACCCCACGATCATCCCGCAGTGGGCCGGCGGCCCCACCTCGGACGCATTCGCGGTGCTGAGGTTGTCCCCGTACCGATTGCGGGTGATGCCGGGCGCGGTGATGACCAGGGGTGAGGGTGCCCCGCAGATATGGAGCGATCACAGTGGTCGCCGGAACTGA
- the hemB gene encoding porphobilinogen synthase, translating to MGFPRHRPRRLRTTPAMRRLVSETTLQPRHLVLPMFVADGLDQPRDIPSMPGVVQHTRESLRSAAAEAVAAGVGGLMLFGVPKDEDKDATGSAGVDPDGILNRALRDLSKDLGDDTVLMADTCLDEFTDHGHCGVLDPKGRVDNDLTNRRYVELAVAQAISGAHVVSPSGMMDGQVAAIRDGLDTAGYSNTAILAYAAKFASGFYGPFRDAVGSSLQGDRRTYQQDPGNGREALREVRLDLDEGADIVMVKPAMSYLDVVRAAAEISLVPVAAYQVSGEYSMIAAAGEKGWIDLPTVVLESLEGIRRAGADIVLSYWAVDVARWLS from the coding sequence GTGGGGTTCCCCCGACACCGTCCCAGAAGGTTGCGGACCACCCCGGCCATGCGCCGGCTGGTGTCCGAAACCACGCTGCAACCAAGGCATCTGGTGCTCCCGATGTTCGTCGCCGACGGACTGGACCAGCCGCGCGACATCCCTTCCATGCCCGGCGTGGTGCAACACACCCGCGAGTCGCTGCGCAGCGCGGCCGCCGAGGCGGTGGCCGCCGGTGTCGGCGGGCTGATGTTGTTCGGGGTGCCCAAGGATGAGGACAAGGACGCGACGGGAAGCGCCGGAGTGGATCCGGACGGCATCCTGAACCGCGCGCTGCGGGATCTGTCCAAGGACCTCGGCGACGACACGGTGCTGATGGCCGACACCTGCCTCGACGAGTTCACCGACCATGGTCACTGCGGCGTGCTCGACCCCAAGGGCCGGGTCGACAACGACCTGACCAACCGCAGATATGTCGAACTCGCTGTGGCGCAAGCTATTTCGGGTGCCCATGTGGTGTCGCCGAGCGGGATGATGGACGGTCAGGTCGCCGCGATCCGCGACGGCCTGGACACCGCCGGCTACTCCAACACCGCGATCCTGGCGTACGCGGCCAAGTTCGCGTCCGGGTTCTACGGCCCGTTCCGCGACGCGGTCGGCTCCAGCCTGCAGGGCGACCGGCGCACCTACCAGCAGGATCCGGGCAACGGGCGTGAGGCGCTGCGCGAGGTCCGGCTGGACCTCGACGAGGGCGCCGACATCGTGATGGTCAAACCCGCGATGTCCTACCTCGACGTGGTCCGCGCGGCCGCCGAGATCTCCCTGGTGCCCGTCGCGGCCTACCAGGTCTCCGGCGAGTACTCGATGATCGCCGCGGCCGGCGAGAAGGGCTGGATCGACCTGCCCACCGTGGTGCTCGAATCGCTGGAGGGGATCCGCCGCGCCGGAGCCGACATCGTGCTGAGCTACTGGGCCGTCGACGTGGCCCGCTGGCTGTCGTGA
- a CDS encoding uroporphyrinogen-III synthase translates to MSLRGRKGKPGRITFVGSGPGDPGLLTARARAVLANAALVFTDPDVPEAVLTLVGCELPPPAGPLPAAADKAAKKDADQTDAGAEDAKAAEAAKDAVIPGGPDVRPALGDPAEVAKTLAHEARTGVDVVRLIAGDPLSVDSVITEINALAKTQLNFEIVPGLPGTSAVPTYAGLPLGSSHTVADVRGDVDWAALAAAPGPLILHATPSHLPESARTLIEYGLAESTPAVVTANGTTCQQRSVETTLGGLLDKAVLAGTEPAGPLTGTLVVTIGRTVAHRAKLNWWESRALYGWTVLVPRTKDQAGEMSDRLVGHGALPIEVPTIAVEPPRSPAQMERAVKGLVDGRFQWVVFTSTNAVRAVWEKFNEFGLDARAFSGVKIACVGQATADKVRAFGINPELVPTGEQSSLGLLDEFPPYDDIFDPVNRVLLPRADIATETLAEGLRELGWEIEDVTAYRTVRAAPPPAHTREMIKTGGFDAVCFTSSSTVRNLVGIAGKPHARTIVACIGPKTAETAAEFGLRVDVQPEVAAVGPLVEALAEHAARLRAEGALPPPRKKSRRR, encoded by the coding sequence ATGAGCTTGCGAGGACGCAAGGGCAAGCCCGGACGCATCACATTCGTCGGCTCCGGGCCCGGAGATCCCGGCCTTCTGACGGCGCGGGCCCGCGCGGTGCTGGCCAACGCCGCCTTGGTGTTCACCGACCCCGACGTGCCCGAAGCGGTACTGACGCTGGTGGGCTGCGAGTTGCCGCCGCCGGCCGGACCGCTGCCCGCGGCCGCCGACAAGGCGGCCAAGAAGGACGCCGACCAGACCGATGCGGGGGCCGAGGACGCCAAGGCCGCCGAGGCGGCCAAGGATGCCGTGATCCCCGGTGGTCCCGACGTGCGGCCCGCTCTCGGCGATCCGGCCGAGGTGGCCAAGACGCTGGCCCACGAGGCGCGCACCGGGGTCGACGTGGTCCGGCTCATCGCCGGTGACCCGCTGTCGGTCGATTCGGTGATCACCGAGATCAACGCGCTGGCCAAGACCCAGCTGAACTTCGAGATCGTGCCCGGCCTGCCCGGCACCTCGGCGGTGCCGACCTACGCCGGGCTGCCGCTGGGGTCGTCGCACACCGTCGCCGACGTCCGTGGTGACGTCGACTGGGCGGCGCTGGCCGCCGCCCCCGGACCGCTGATCCTGCACGCGACACCGTCGCACCTGCCGGAGTCGGCCCGCACCCTGATCGAATACGGGCTGGCCGAGTCCACCCCGGCCGTGGTCACCGCCAATGGCACGACGTGCCAGCAGCGTTCGGTCGAGACCACCCTGGGCGGGCTGCTCGACAAGGCCGTGCTCGCCGGTACCGAACCGGCCGGTCCGCTGACCGGCACGCTGGTGGTCACCATCGGCCGCACCGTCGCCCACCGCGCCAAGCTGAACTGGTGGGAAAGCCGCGCGCTGTACGGCTGGACCGTGCTGGTGCCGCGCACCAAGGACCAGGCGGGCGAGATGAGCGACCGGCTCGTCGGACACGGCGCCCTGCCGATCGAGGTGCCGACCATCGCCGTCGAACCGCCCCGCAGCCCCGCCCAAATGGAAAGGGCCGTCAAGGGTTTGGTGGACGGCCGGTTCCAGTGGGTGGTGTTCACCTCGACCAACGCGGTGCGCGCGGTGTGGGAGAAGTTCAACGAGTTCGGTCTCGACGCCCGCGCGTTCTCCGGGGTGAAGATCGCATGCGTCGGCCAGGCCACCGCGGACAAGGTGCGCGCCTTCGGTATCAATCCGGAGCTGGTGCCCACCGGTGAGCAGAGCTCGCTCGGCCTGCTCGACGAATTCCCGCCCTACGACGACATTTTCGATCCGGTGAACCGGGTGCTGTTGCCGCGCGCCGACATCGCGACCGAGACGCTGGCCGAGGGTCTGCGCGAACTCGGTTGGGAGATCGAGGATGTCACCGCGTACCGGACCGTGCGCGCGGCCCCGCCGCCGGCGCACACCCGCGAGATGATCAAGACCGGCGGGTTCGACGCGGTCTGCTTCACCTCCAGCTCCACGGTGCGCAACCTCGTCGGTATCGCGGGTAAGCCGCACGCGCGCACCATCGTCGCGTGCATCGGCCCGAAGACCGCCGAGACCGCAGCGGAATTCGGCCTGCGCGTCGACGTCCAGCCCGAGGTGGCCGCCGTCGGCCCGCTCGTCGAGGCGCTCGCCGAGCATGCCGCCCGGCTCCGCGCCGAGGGGGCGTTGCCGCCCCCGCGGAAGAAGAGCCGCCGCCGCTAA
- a CDS encoding DUF3093 domain-containing protein, which yields MTEPVDRPAETAAPEVLFYEQGASWLWVLAGPAAGVAMALIQLSGGYGIQWVVPGLFFVLVSGFLAIQVKAARIHTSVELTTEKLRQGTEVTLVDEIVRVYPEASGAETPKWQYARALGELTGVPRGRTGIGLRLTNDRTAQAWARKHRQLREELTNLIEERIPPEPTA from the coding sequence GTGACCGAACCTGTCGATCGCCCCGCGGAGACCGCGGCGCCGGAGGTGCTGTTCTACGAGCAGGGTGCGAGCTGGCTGTGGGTGCTGGCGGGCCCGGCCGCCGGCGTCGCGATGGCGCTGATCCAGCTGTCCGGCGGCTACGGCATCCAGTGGGTGGTGCCGGGACTGTTCTTCGTGCTGGTATCGGGTTTCCTGGCGATCCAGGTCAAGGCGGCCCGGATTCACACATCGGTGGAGCTGACGACCGAGAAGCTGCGCCAGGGCACCGAGGTCACCCTGGTCGACGAGATCGTCCGGGTCTATCCCGAGGCGAGCGGTGCGGAGACGCCGAAGTGGCAGTACGCCCGCGCGCTCGGCGAGCTGACCGGCGTGCCGCGGGGCCGCACCGGAATCGGGCTGCGGCTGACCAACGACCGCACCGCGCAGGCGTGGGCGCGTAAGCACCGCCAGCTGCGGGAAGAGCTGACCAACCTGATCGAGGAACGCATTCCGCCGGAGCCCACGGCGTGA
- a CDS encoding glutaredoxin family protein: MDRRVQLLTREGCPMCAAAAAQLRSLAGELGFTLTVTDVDAAAAGGDTGLRAEYGDRLPVVLLDGVEHSYWEVDEPRLRADLTS, from the coding sequence GTGGATCGACGAGTGCAGCTGCTGACACGCGAGGGCTGTCCGATGTGCGCGGCCGCGGCCGCGCAGCTGAGGTCGCTGGCCGGCGAGCTCGGGTTCACGCTGACGGTCACCGACGTCGACGCCGCCGCCGCGGGCGGGGACACCGGGCTGCGCGCCGAGTACGGCGACCGGCTGCCCGTGGTGCTGCTCGACGGCGTAGAGCACAGCTACTGGGAGGTCGACGAACCCCGGCTGCGGGCGGATCTGACCAGTTGA
- a CDS encoding TetR/AcrR family transcriptional regulator — translation MPAPDIASEQILDAAVVEFGRHGFRRVALEDVARRAGVSRTTIYRRFANKDELVGAVIERENVTLFADIAAELKKAAPQSNIYVEAFTLSILKFRRHRVLYQMITEEPGLVLELAGRYYRAAIERMAEALRVIFPPGFAERIGADAVDDLADTILRYASMVLLLPSAQPLETADDIREFARRHFLPSLPAALRSVPV, via the coding sequence ATGCCCGCGCCTGACATCGCCTCGGAGCAGATCCTCGACGCCGCGGTCGTCGAATTCGGGCGCCACGGATTCCGCCGCGTCGCGCTGGAGGACGTCGCGCGCCGCGCCGGCGTCAGCCGCACCACGATCTACCGGCGGTTCGCCAACAAGGACGAACTGGTCGGCGCCGTCATCGAGCGGGAGAACGTCACCCTGTTCGCCGACATCGCTGCGGAGCTGAAGAAGGCCGCACCGCAGTCGAACATCTACGTCGAGGCGTTCACGCTGTCGATCCTGAAGTTCCGCCGCCACCGCGTGCTCTACCAGATGATCACCGAGGAGCCGGGCCTGGTGCTGGAGCTCGCCGGGCGCTATTACCGCGCCGCGATCGAGCGGATGGCTGAGGCGCTGCGGGTGATCTTCCCGCCCGGCTTCGCCGAACGGATCGGGGCCGACGCGGTCGACGACCTCGCCGACACGATCCTGCGGTACGCGTCGATGGTGCTGCTGCTGCCCAGCGCGCAGCCGCTGGAAACCGCCGACGACATCCGGGAGTTCGCCCGCAGGCATTTTCTGCCGAGCCTGCCCGCGGCGTTGCGGTCGGTGCCCGTATGA
- a CDS encoding FAS1-like dehydratase domain-containing protein → MGIADEIIGTHYRYPDYFQVDREKIREFARAVKDDHPAHYDEDAAKECGQDALIASLTFLAVAGRRVQQEIFNQFDLPINMERVLHRDQKLVFHRPILAGDKLWFDSYLDSVTESHGAVLTEIRGEVTDDNGEPVITSIVTVMGEAQHENEADELTAQIAAKRDAAALSKFVAGQKAETG, encoded by the coding sequence ATGGGCATCGCAGACGAGATCATCGGGACGCACTACCGGTACCCGGACTACTTCCAGGTCGACCGGGAGAAGATCCGTGAGTTCGCCCGCGCCGTCAAGGACGACCACCCGGCGCACTACGACGAGGACGCGGCCAAGGAGTGCGGCCAGGACGCACTGATCGCGTCGCTGACGTTCCTGGCGGTCGCGGGCCGGCGGGTGCAGCAGGAGATCTTCAACCAGTTCGACCTGCCGATCAACATGGAGCGGGTACTGCACCGCGACCAGAAGCTGGTGTTCCACCGGCCGATCCTGGCCGGCGACAAGCTCTGGTTCGACTCGTACCTGGATTCGGTCACCGAATCGCACGGCGCGGTGCTCACCGAGATCCGCGGCGAGGTGACCGACGACAACGGCGAACCGGTGATCACCAGCATCGTGACGGTGATGGGCGAGGCGCAGCACGAGAACGAGGCCGACGAACTCACCGCACAGATCGCCGCCAAGCGCGATGCGGCAGCGCTGTCGAAGTTCGTTGCCGGGCAAAAAGCAGAGACCGGCTAG
- a CDS encoding oxygenase MpaB family protein: MTELAQHPEHLDDALPLGPQSLVWRYFGDNRMYLIGPRPAVLQNMLAALGQGVYDHSTFFADTAERLKRTIPPIFNTVYGSDENNAGRQVRDFHTDIKGVLPGPDGEEAGRYHALDPETYFWAHATFVEQIYYFADTFVKRLTDAEREQIWLESKTWYRRYGVSDRVMPATYADFVSYWDHMMDEVLVAHPSAKYGVGYVTKGFPQPKAVHPLVWRLIAPVFNSLAAFLTTGGLPPRARMLLGLPWSDKQERRYQRFAAVWRSRPVNWIWDRLPMKVRFSGYAVKGYARSDARA, encoded by the coding sequence ATGACGGAGTTGGCGCAGCACCCCGAACATCTGGATGACGCCCTGCCGCTGGGGCCGCAGTCACTGGTCTGGCGATACTTCGGCGACAACCGGATGTACCTGATCGGTCCGCGGCCCGCGGTGCTGCAGAACATGCTGGCCGCGCTGGGCCAGGGCGTGTACGACCATTCGACGTTCTTCGCCGACACCGCCGAGCGGCTCAAGCGCACCATCCCGCCGATCTTCAACACCGTGTACGGCTCCGACGAGAACAACGCCGGGCGCCAGGTCCGCGACTTCCACACCGACATCAAGGGTGTGCTGCCGGGCCCCGACGGCGAGGAAGCCGGCCGCTACCACGCGCTGGACCCCGAGACGTACTTCTGGGCGCACGCGACGTTCGTCGAGCAGATCTACTACTTCGCCGACACTTTCGTGAAGCGGCTGACCGACGCCGAACGCGAGCAGATCTGGCTGGAGTCCAAGACCTGGTACCGCCGCTACGGGGTCAGCGACCGCGTGATGCCGGCGACCTACGCCGACTTCGTGTCCTACTGGGACCACATGATGGACGAGGTGCTCGTCGCGCACCCGTCCGCCAAGTACGGCGTCGGCTACGTGACCAAGGGCTTCCCCCAGCCCAAGGCTGTGCACCCGCTGGTGTGGCGGCTGATCGCGCCGGTGTTCAACTCGCTCGCGGCGTTCCTGACCACCGGCGGACTCCCGCCGCGGGCGCGGATGCTGCTGGGCTTGCCGTGGAGCGACAAGCAGGAGCGCCGCTATCAGCGGTTCGCCGCGGTGTGGCGGTCGCGGCCGGTGAACTGGATCTGGGACCGGCTGCCGATGAAGGTGCGCTTCAGCGGATACGCCGTGAAGGGTTACGCCCGGTCCGATGCCCGCGCCTGA
- the hemC gene encoding hydroxymethylbilane synthase: MIRIGTRGSLLATTQAGTVRDALIAAGHDAELVIVSTEGDRRADEPIADIGVGVFTAALREAIADNVVDAAVHSYKDLPTAADPRFTIAATPVRADARDALVARDGMVLGELPAGSVIGTSSPRRVAQLRALGLGLEIRPLRGNLDTRLNRVSSGELDAIVVAKAGLARIGRLDAVTETLEPVQMLPAPAQGALAVECRAGDTALAQLLAELDDADTRAAVTAERTLLAELEAGCSAPVGAIAEVVESIDEDGRVFEELSLRGCVATLDGSDVIRASGIGTPDRARELGLSVAAELFELGARDLLDESGRDT; this comes from the coding sequence GTGATCCGAATCGGCACCAGGGGAAGCCTGCTTGCCACCACCCAGGCCGGCACCGTCCGCGACGCACTCATCGCCGCCGGACATGACGCCGAGCTCGTCATCGTCTCCACCGAGGGGGACCGTCGCGCCGACGAGCCCATCGCCGACATCGGCGTCGGGGTCTTCACCGCGGCGCTGCGCGAAGCCATCGCCGACAACGTCGTCGACGCCGCCGTGCACTCCTACAAAGATTTGCCGACGGCCGCCGATCCGCGGTTCACGATCGCCGCGACACCCGTGCGCGCGGACGCCAGGGACGCGTTGGTGGCCCGTGACGGGATGGTGCTCGGGGAGTTGCCGGCGGGCTCGGTGATCGGCACGTCGTCCCCGCGAAGGGTCGCACAGCTTAGAGCACTGGGTCTCGGTTTGGAAATCCGCCCCCTACGAGGCAACCTAGATACCAGGTTGAACAGGGTAAGCAGCGGTGAGCTCGACGCCATCGTGGTGGCCAAGGCGGGTCTTGCCCGCATCGGTCGCCTCGACGCGGTGACCGAGACGCTGGAGCCGGTACAGATGTTGCCGGCGCCTGCGCAGGGAGCTTTGGCGGTCGAGTGCCGTGCCGGTGATACGGCGCTCGCGCAACTGTTGGCGGAGCTCGACGACGCCGACACGCGTGCGGCGGTCACCGCGGAGCGGACCTTGCTGGCCGAACTGGAGGCGGGTTGCTCTGCACCGGTGGGCGCGATCGCGGAAGTGGTCGAGTCGATCGATGAAGACGGCCGCGTCTTCGAAGAGCTGTCGCTGCGCGGCTGCGTGGCGACGCTGGACGGATCCGACGTGATCCGCGCGTCCGGCATCGGGACACCCGATCGGGCACGGGAGCTGGGGCTCTCCGTGGCCGCGGAGCTGTTCGAACTGGGCGCACGCGATCTGTTGGACGAAAGCGGGAGAGACACATGA
- a CDS encoding HAD family hydrolase: protein MSDIGSRAQKLAGEASAEAAAQGLDESPADLTGPPPPPPDLTAAAFFDVDNTLVHGSSLVHFARGLAARDYFTYRDLAMFVFAQAKFQLTGRENSDDVAEGRRKALSFIEGRSTAELVALGEEIYDEIIATKIWPGTRALAQMHLDAGQQVWLVTATPYELADTIARRLGLTGALGTVAESIDGVFTGRLVGDILHGTGKAHAVRSLAIREGLNLRRCTAYSDSFNDVPMLSLVGTAVAINPDADLRDLARERGWEIRDFRTARKAARIGVPSALALGAAGGALAAVVSHRDRK from the coding sequence GTGTCCGATATCGGGAGCCGGGCCCAGAAACTCGCAGGTGAAGCCAGCGCGGAGGCTGCTGCGCAGGGCCTCGACGAGTCACCGGCCGACCTCACCGGCCCTCCGCCGCCTCCGCCGGATCTGACCGCGGCGGCGTTCTTCGACGTCGACAACACGCTCGTGCACGGTTCCTCGCTGGTGCACTTTGCCCGCGGGCTGGCCGCCCGTGACTACTTCACCTACCGGGACCTGGCGATGTTCGTGTTCGCGCAGGCGAAGTTCCAGCTGACCGGGCGGGAGAACAGCGACGACGTCGCCGAGGGCAGGCGTAAGGCGCTGTCGTTCATCGAGGGCCGGTCGACGGCCGAGCTGGTCGCGCTCGGCGAGGAGATCTACGACGAGATCATCGCCACCAAGATCTGGCCGGGCACCCGGGCGCTGGCCCAGATGCATCTCGACGCCGGTCAGCAGGTGTGGCTGGTCACCGCGACGCCGTATGAGCTGGCCGACACCATCGCGCGCCGGCTGGGCCTGACCGGCGCGCTCGGCACGGTCGCGGAATCGATCGACGGTGTGTTCACCGGCCGGCTGGTCGGCGACATCCTGCACGGCACCGGCAAGGCGCACGCGGTGCGCTCGCTGGCCATCCGCGAGGGCCTCAACCTGCGCCGGTGCACGGCCTACTCGGACAGCTTCAACGACGTGCCGATGCTGTCGCTGGTGGGCACCGCGGTCGCGATCAACCCGGATGCCGACCTGCGCGACCTGGCCCGCGAGCGCGGCTGGGAGATCCGCGACTTCCGCACCGCGCGCAAGGCCGCCCGCATCGGGGTGCCGTCGGCGCTCGCGCTCGGCGCGGCGGGCGGGGCACTGGCCGCGGTCGTCTCGCACCGCGACAGGAAGTAG